The following coding sequences are from one Acetonema longum DSM 6540 window:
- a CDS encoding molybdopterin-dependent oxidoreductase encodes MVTVKRSVCPYDCPDACGLLVEVEAGSAVKVTGDPDHPYTRGSLCPKMNHYEKTVHSPGRLTQPLLRAGAKGQGQFRPISWEEAIRRIGGQWRTIIAEYGAEAILPYSYAGTMGLVQRHAGHPFFHRLGASRLERTICSPAKDYGWKAVMGSTLALHPDEAPKSDFIILWGTNILATSIHFFQIVRKAKQQGAKVWLIDTYETPTAVAADRVILVKPGSDGALALSMMQVMVREGWVDKDFIARHVHGFEQFKDTLPAYAPEAVSDVTGLDPAVIVELAKTYASARAPFISLGSGLSRYANGAMTVRCITCLPALAGAWQKSGGGLLSSISTGSAFAMEQVTREDFMAEETRIINMNQIGDALTEAANPPVRSFYVYTSNPAAVAPDQNKVIAGLMRQDLFTVVHERFMTDTCLYADIVLPAASSLETSDIYRSYGHYCLQRTYPAIPAVGESKSNWEVFQLLAREMGFEDAFFRQSADEMIDSLLADPKPWMAGVDMDRLKNGLTVELPLPEGYKLDYRTPSGRIEILNEKEKEPLPRYFPPAGESAPFWLMTAPNLYSLNSSFNERDDLLMQKEAMYLQMNPADAAAKQLTDRQQVVAFNIRGEVPFILKVTDKVPAGVVVADSIYWIKDAPGDRTVNALTSQRLADRAAGSTFYDTKVDVKGAC; translated from the coding sequence CCTGCGGCTTGCTGGTAGAGGTTGAGGCCGGCAGCGCGGTCAAAGTAACCGGCGATCCAGATCACCCCTATACCCGGGGCAGTCTTTGCCCGAAAATGAATCATTACGAAAAAACCGTGCATTCTCCCGGACGATTGACTCAGCCTCTTTTGCGGGCAGGCGCCAAGGGGCAGGGACAGTTCCGGCCTATATCCTGGGAAGAAGCTATTCGGCGCATTGGCGGTCAGTGGCGCACGATCATTGCCGAGTATGGCGCGGAGGCGATTTTGCCTTACTCTTACGCCGGCACCATGGGCCTGGTGCAGCGTCATGCCGGGCATCCTTTTTTTCATCGCCTGGGTGCTTCCCGGCTGGAACGGACCATCTGTTCACCAGCTAAAGATTATGGCTGGAAAGCGGTTATGGGTTCTACCCTGGCGCTTCATCCGGATGAAGCGCCAAAGAGTGATTTTATCATCTTATGGGGCACAAATATTCTGGCAACCAGCATTCATTTTTTTCAGATTGTGCGGAAAGCGAAACAGCAAGGGGCCAAGGTCTGGCTGATTGACACCTATGAAACGCCTACGGCGGTTGCGGCTGACCGGGTCATTCTGGTCAAGCCCGGCAGTGATGGGGCGCTGGCTCTGTCAATGATGCAGGTCATGGTACGTGAAGGCTGGGTGGACAAAGACTTTATTGCGCGGCATGTCCATGGCTTTGAACAGTTTAAAGACACTCTGCCGGCCTATGCGCCGGAAGCCGTCAGTGACGTGACCGGTCTGGATCCGGCGGTTATTGTGGAACTGGCCAAGACTTATGCCAGCGCCCGGGCGCCGTTTATCAGCCTGGGAAGCGGACTTTCCCGGTATGCCAATGGCGCTATGACCGTCCGCTGTATCACTTGTCTGCCAGCCCTGGCCGGAGCCTGGCAAAAGTCGGGTGGCGGCTTGCTAAGCTCCATTAGTACCGGATCTGCCTTTGCCATGGAACAAGTCACACGGGAAGATTTTATGGCCGAAGAGACCCGGATCATCAATATGAACCAGATCGGCGACGCTCTGACGGAAGCGGCCAATCCGCCGGTGAGAAGCTTCTATGTATATACTTCCAATCCGGCAGCGGTAGCGCCGGACCAGAACAAAGTCATAGCCGGCCTGATGCGGCAGGACTTATTTACGGTCGTCCATGAACGGTTTATGACGGATACCTGCCTGTATGCCGATATTGTGCTGCCGGCTGCCAGTTCTCTGGAAACGTCGGATATATACCGGTCCTACGGGCACTATTGCCTGCAGCGGACCTATCCGGCTATTCCCGCTGTGGGCGAGTCCAAGTCAAACTGGGAAGTCTTTCAGCTGTTAGCCCGTGAAATGGGGTTTGAGGACGCGTTTTTCCGGCAGAGCGCCGATGAAATGATTGATTCCCTGCTAGCCGATCCCAAGCCCTGGATGGCCGGCGTGGATATGGACCGGCTGAAAAATGGCCTGACCGTGGAGCTGCCCTTGCCGGAGGGTTATAAACTGGACTACAGAACTCCCAGCGGCAGAATCGAAATTCTCAATGAGAAAGAAAAGGAGCCGCTGCCCCGTTATTTTCCGCCGGCAGGGGAGTCAGCGCCCTTTTGGCTGATGACGGCGCCTAACTTATACTCCCTGAATTCGTCTTTTAACGAACGGGACGATTTGCTGATGCAAAAAGAAGCCATGTATCTGCAGATGAACCCGGCTGACGCCGCCGCGAAGCAGTTGACCGACCGGCAGCAGGTGGTGGCATTTAATATTCGGGGCGAAGTGCCATTTATTTTAAAAGTTACAGATAAAGTCCCGGCCGGAGTGGTGGTAGCCGACAGCATATACTGGATAAAGGATGCTCCCGGCGATCGCACGGTGAATGCCCTGACCTCCCAGCGGCTGGCCGACCGGGCGGCGGGGAGTACCTTCTATGATACTAAAGTCGACGTAAAAGGGGCCTGTTGA
- a CDS encoding ABC transporter ATP-binding protein has translation MAKPFIEMRDIVKCFPGVIANQQVNLDIYAGEIHALLGENGSGKSTLMSILAGLYKPDAGGITVNGVEKKFSSPRDAIASGIGMVHQHFKLVNPFTVTENITLGEQNGSLLLPADKLKAKITSFSAKYGLEVNPDAIVGHLSVGEKQRVEILRMLYQGSRVLIMDEPTAVLTPQETSDLFSNLRKMADDGCAVVFITHKLNEIMELADRVTVLRGGKVTGTLLREQLNSRELVRLMVGRDVASQYARETVGQGNVVLSLEKVHAWNDMGRPGLRGISLTIREGEILGLAGVAGNGQRELAEIITGLRRVAKGQVRLHEETVTNLPPAAIISRGVSYVPEDRLGMGLVPDLNAIENLLLKSYQQPEYSGRWLLNSQAIEEKAVRLIKQYQIKLASLNQPVKLLSGGNLQRMLLAREISDHPRLMIVVYPARGLDVGATEAVHKLLLDLKASRTAILLISEDLEEILKLADRVGVLFNGQLVGDFPVDQADIDKIGMLMAGSPGAVDSENLAFRNFCQP, from the coding sequence ATGGCAAAACCATTTATTGAAATGCGGGATATTGTAAAGTGTTTCCCTGGCGTTATTGCCAATCAGCAGGTAAATCTAGACATTTATGCCGGGGAAATTCATGCCCTGCTGGGGGAGAACGGGTCCGGCAAAAGCACTCTGATGTCGATTCTGGCCGGCCTTTATAAACCGGATGCCGGCGGCATTACAGTCAACGGGGTTGAAAAAAAATTCAGTTCTCCTCGCGATGCCATTGCCAGTGGCATTGGCATGGTCCATCAGCATTTTAAATTGGTGAATCCTTTTACAGTGACCGAGAACATAACTCTGGGAGAACAAAACGGCTCATTGCTTCTGCCAGCGGATAAATTAAAAGCCAAAATCACATCCTTTAGCGCTAAATACGGCCTGGAAGTAAATCCGGATGCGATTGTCGGCCATTTGTCGGTCGGGGAAAAACAGCGGGTAGAAATCCTGCGGATGTTGTATCAGGGTTCCCGGGTCCTGATTATGGACGAGCCGACGGCGGTGCTCACGCCTCAGGAAACCAGCGATCTCTTCAGCAACCTGCGCAAGATGGCTGATGATGGCTGTGCGGTTGTATTTATTACTCATAAGCTCAATGAGATCATGGAACTGGCTGACCGGGTCACCGTATTGCGGGGCGGCAAGGTCACCGGAACACTGTTGCGTGAACAGCTGAACAGCCGGGAACTAGTGCGGCTAATGGTTGGGCGGGACGTGGCGTCTCAGTATGCGCGAGAAACGGTGGGACAGGGGAACGTAGTCCTTTCCCTGGAAAAGGTTCATGCCTGGAACGATATGGGACGGCCCGGCTTGCGGGGGATTTCACTGACCATCCGGGAGGGAGAAATCCTGGGGCTGGCTGGGGTGGCCGGTAATGGCCAGAGGGAACTGGCCGAGATCATTACCGGTTTGCGCCGGGTAGCTAAAGGTCAGGTCCGGCTGCATGAAGAGACTGTGACTAATTTGCCGCCGGCGGCCATCATAAGCCGTGGCGTCAGTTATGTGCCGGAGGACCGGCTCGGTATGGGATTGGTGCCGGATTTGAATGCAATAGAAAACTTATTGTTGAAAAGTTACCAGCAACCGGAATATTCCGGCCGCTGGCTCTTAAACAGCCAAGCGATAGAAGAAAAAGCGGTCAGGCTGATCAAGCAGTATCAGATCAAGCTGGCCAGCCTGAATCAACCGGTTAAACTGTTATCAGGCGGAAATTTGCAGCGGATGCTGCTTGCCCGGGAAATATCCGACCATCCGCGCTTGATGATTGTGGTGTATCCGGCGCGGGGACTGGATGTGGGAGCGACTGAAGCCGTTCATAAACTGTTGTTGGACTTGAAGGCCAGCCGCACGGCGATTTTATTAATATCGGAGGACCTGGAGGAAATTTTGAAATTGGCTGACCGGGTCGGTGTTTTATTTAATGGCCAATTAGTAGGGGACTTCCCGGTTGATCAGGCTGATATTGATAAAATCGGCATGCTCATGGCCGGTTCGCCCGGGGCGGTAGACTCGGAAAACCTTGCTTTTCGGAATTTTTGCCAGCCCTGA
- a CDS encoding BMP family ABC transporter substrate-binding protein, whose protein sequence is MKRRFWCAALIAVLMVTLALSGCGQKQATPAPENKFKVAFVYVGPVGDTGWTYSHDEARKYLISKIPDVQTTIVESVPEGADAERVITQLAEQGNKLIFTTSFGYMDPTINVAKKYPDIVFMHCSGYKTAANVGTYFGRIYQARYLSGIAAGKTTKSNQIGYVAAFPIPEVVRGINAFTQGVRSVNPDAKVKVIWTNTWYDPAKEKQAGKTLLDAGADVIAQHQDTPGPQQAAEEAGKYGVGYNTDMSKLAPKAVLTSVVWNWGPYYVKIVESVKNKTWKSEQYWGPMSDGVIALAPFGPMVNDETKQLVDDAQKVIISGRWDVFTGPIKDQSGKVKVPAGQRMSDADMLSFDWFVEGVEGTLGK, encoded by the coding sequence ATGAAAAGAAGGTTTTGGTGCGCCGCGCTTATTGCCGTTCTGATGGTTACCCTGGCGCTCAGCGGCTGCGGGCAGAAGCAAGCCACTCCGGCTCCGGAGAACAAATTCAAAGTTGCATTTGTTTATGTGGGACCGGTAGGGGATACCGGCTGGACTTATTCCCATGACGAAGCACGTAAATACTTAATCAGCAAAATACCGGACGTTCAGACTACGATTGTTGAGTCCGTTCCCGAAGGCGCCGACGCCGAACGGGTTATCACCCAACTGGCCGAGCAAGGCAACAAGCTGATTTTTACCACCAGCTTCGGTTATATGGACCCGACCATCAATGTCGCCAAGAAATATCCTGATATAGTATTTATGCACTGTTCCGGCTATAAAACTGCCGCCAATGTAGGCACCTATTTCGGCCGGATTTATCAGGCACGCTATCTCAGCGGCATTGCCGCCGGCAAAACCACAAAAAGCAATCAGATCGGTTATGTAGCCGCCTTCCCGATTCCGGAAGTCGTACGCGGTATCAATGCCTTCACCCAAGGTGTCCGTTCGGTAAATCCCGATGCAAAAGTAAAAGTCATCTGGACCAATACCTGGTATGACCCGGCAAAAGAAAAACAGGCCGGCAAGACGCTTCTTGATGCCGGCGCCGATGTTATCGCCCAGCATCAGGACACCCCCGGTCCGCAGCAGGCTGCTGAGGAAGCAGGCAAATACGGTGTGGGTTATAATACCGATATGAGCAAACTGGCGCCTAAAGCTGTTTTGACTTCTGTTGTCTGGAACTGGGGTCCATACTATGTAAAGATAGTGGAATCCGTGAAGAATAAGACCTGGAAATCCGAACAGTACTGGGGTCCGATGAGTGACGGCGTTATAGCTCTCGCGCCTTTCGGCCCGATGGTCAATGATGAGACAAAACAACTGGTAGATGACGCACAAAAGGTCATCATCAGCGGAAGATGGGACGTCTTTACCGGCCCGATTAAAGATCAAAGCGGTAAGGTCAAAGTTCCGGCCGGTCAAAGAATGTCTGATGCCGATATGCTCTCGTTTGACTGGTTTGTAGAAGGTGTCGAAGGGACTCTTGGTAAATAA
- a CDS encoding ABC transporter permease → MAALPFKFEKRLAPSQTMIVMVPVLSVILAMLFCAAFLALTGRDPLEVYTAMFTGALGSAYGLSETVVKAIPLMICGLGVSLAYRMQLWNIGAEGQFYLGAMAASWLPLTFPGLPAWLMLPGMLLLSTLAGGFWGAIPAALRAKWQVNEIITTLMLNYVGILWVNYLVYGAWRDPQGMNFPLTAQFPAAAMLPTFGGSRIHIGIIFAFIIMAVFVIIFRNSKWGYEIKVIGSSERAARYAGMNIKKNIYLVMIVSGAICGFAGMAEVSGIVGRLQPHLSPGYGYTAIIVAWLAKLNPLAIMLVAGLFGTLQVGGYFVQTMGVPASVATMIQGAILFFVVGGEVLTNYRLVISNRKGETASE, encoded by the coding sequence ATGGCGGCTCTGCCGTTTAAATTTGAAAAACGCTTGGCTCCGTCCCAGACAATGATTGTTATGGTCCCGGTTTTGTCGGTCATTTTGGCGATGCTTTTCTGCGCCGCCTTTCTCGCCTTGACCGGACGGGACCCTTTAGAGGTTTACACTGCTATGTTCACCGGTGCGCTGGGTTCAGCCTATGGCCTCTCGGAGACTGTGGTTAAGGCGATTCCTCTGATGATTTGCGGCCTTGGGGTTTCCCTGGCATACCGTATGCAATTGTGGAATATCGGGGCAGAAGGACAGTTTTACCTGGGGGCCATGGCGGCTAGCTGGCTGCCGCTGACTTTCCCCGGTCTGCCGGCTTGGCTGATGCTTCCCGGCATGCTGCTTTTGAGCACCCTCGCCGGCGGTTTCTGGGGGGCCATACCTGCTGCTTTGCGGGCAAAATGGCAGGTGAATGAAATCATCACCACCCTGATGCTGAACTATGTGGGGATTCTCTGGGTGAACTATCTGGTGTACGGAGCCTGGCGAGATCCCCAGGGAATGAATTTTCCCCTGACAGCCCAGTTCCCGGCGGCGGCCATGCTGCCTACTTTTGGAGGGTCACGCATTCATATCGGCATTATTTTCGCCTTTATCATCATGGCAGTTTTCGTCATTATTTTCCGCAATTCCAAATGGGGCTATGAGATCAAAGTCATCGGTTCCAGTGAGCGGGCTGCCCGCTATGCCGGCATGAATATCAAGAAGAATATTTATCTGGTCATGATCGTCAGCGGGGCCATCTGCGGTTTTGCCGGCATGGCTGAGGTCAGCGGCATCGTAGGCAGGCTGCAGCCTCATTTGAGTCCGGGCTACGGCTACACCGCCATTATTGTGGCCTGGCTGGCAAAACTAAACCCGCTGGCCATCATGCTGGTAGCCGGTTTGTTCGGGACGCTGCAGGTTGGCGGCTATTTCGTTCAAACCATGGGAGTGCCGGCATCGGTTGCCACGATGATTCAGGGCGCCATTCTCTTTTTCGTGGTGGGCGGTGAGGTATTGACCAACTATCGTCTGGTGATTTCCAACAGGAAAGGAGAGACGGCGAGTGAGTGA